In one window of Elusimicrobiota bacterium DNA:
- a CDS encoding acetyl-CoA carboxylase, biotin carboxyl carrier protein: MKNTDPKKEMIETLYQLALQERLEEIEFKDKDFYVRIKRPGKKIKTVVQQVETVQISETPQAPAVPASSAEPVYDQTIKSPLNGVFYRAPSPTSPTYVKEGDVVDPGATLCIIEAMKVMNEIKSEKRCKIVKILVENGKSVNSGQDLFVLG; the protein is encoded by the coding sequence ATGAAAAACACTGATCCTAAAAAAGAAATGATTGAAACTCTTTATCAGCTGGCCTTGCAGGAAAGGTTGGAAGAAATTGAATTCAAGGACAAGGATTTCTATGTTAGGATTAAAAGGCCGGGAAAAAAGATAAAAACCGTAGTCCAGCAGGTTGAAACGGTCCAAATATCCGAAACACCGCAGGCGCCTGCAGTACCAGCATCGTCGGCTGAGCCAGTTTATGACCAGACTATAAAATCGCCTTTAAATGGGGTTTTTTACCGCGCTCCTTCGCCGACATCTCCTACTTATGTTAAAGAAGGCGATGTGGTTGATCCCGGCGCTACTCTTTGCATCATAGAGGCTATGAAGGTTATGAATGAAATCAAATCAGAAAAGAGATGCAAAATAGTCAAAATATTAGTTGAAAACGGCAAATCCGTAAATTCAGGCCAGGATCTTTTTGTATTGGGGTAA
- the recA gene encoding recombinase RecA has product MAKDEKLKALESAITQIEKDFGKEAIMKLGEKSPRMMVEVIPTGALPLDVAIGVGGVPRGRVVEIFGPESGGKSTLAMIIAAQAQKLGGISAYIDAEHAFDPTYAKNLGLDVENLYISQPDSGEQALEITERLVRSGAVDVIVIDSVAALVPKAEIEGEMGQASIGLQARLMSHALRKLTSCISKSKAVVIFINQIRHKIGIMFGNPETTPGGLALKFYSSIRLDIRSIEKIKRGDEIIGNRVRVKVVKNKVAPPFRQAEFEIIFGLGIPREGFLIDMGLDNQVLEKTGSWIIFKGEKIAQGYDQAKIYLKENPAICDELEAAIKAVVFPSSIAKEEAKEEKSKEEKQGKENPKKHK; this is encoded by the coding sequence ATGGCTAAGGACGAAAAATTAAAAGCACTTGAATCTGCAATCACGCAGATTGAGAAAGATTTCGGCAAAGAAGCAATAATGAAATTGGGCGAGAAGTCGCCAAGAATGATGGTAGAAGTGATTCCAACCGGCGCTCTTCCTTTAGACGTGGCAATAGGTGTAGGCGGAGTTCCCAGAGGCCGTGTAGTTGAAATATTCGGGCCGGAATCGGGTGGAAAATCAACGCTGGCAATGATTATAGCCGCCCAGGCGCAGAAGCTTGGCGGTATATCGGCTTATATTGACGCTGAACACGCTTTTGACCCTACTTATGCTAAAAATCTCGGGCTTGATGTAGAGAACCTTTACATTTCCCAGCCGGATTCCGGAGAACAGGCGCTTGAAATTACGGAACGTTTAGTCCGTTCAGGCGCAGTTGATGTTATAGTTATAGATTCTGTTGCGGCTTTAGTGCCAAAAGCTGAAATCGAAGGGGAAATGGGCCAGGCGTCCATCGGGCTTCAGGCGCGCTTGATGTCCCATGCATTGCGGAAACTTACTTCCTGTATATCAAAATCAAAAGCAGTCGTGATTTTTATTAACCAGATCAGGCATAAAATCGGCATAATGTTCGGCAACCCGGAAACAACTCCGGGAGGCCTGGCATTGAAGTTTTACTCCTCTATTCGCCTGGACATCCGCTCAATAGAAAAGATCAAAAGGGGCGATGAAATAATAGGAAATAGAGTCCGCGTAAAAGTTGTTAAAAATAAAGTTGCGCCGCCGTTTCGGCAGGCGGAGTTTGAAATAATCTTCGGCCTTGGAATTCCGCGCGAAGGGTTCCTTATCGATATGGGCCTTGATAACCAGGTTCTGGAAAAAACAGGTTCCTGGATTATATTTAAAGGCGAAAAAATTGCACAGGGTTATGACCAGGCAAAAATTTATCTTAAAGAAAACCCCGCAATCTGCGATGAGTTGGAAGCCGCGATAAAAGCAGTGGTGTTTCCTTCAAGTATCGCAAAAGAAGAAGCTAAGGAAGAAAAATCCAAAGAAGAAAAACAGGGGAAAGAAAACCCCAAGAAACATAAATGA
- a CDS encoding winged helix-turn-helix domain-containing protein — MEETIGIQAGKIWHYLASHEKVDVLKLKFDLKLNNSMLFMAVGWLARENKIRISQENEIYFISLAK, encoded by the coding sequence ATGGAAGAAACTATCGGTATACAAGCTGGAAAAATATGGCATTACCTTGCCAGCCATGAAAAAGTTGACGTGCTCAAATTGAAGTTCGACCTGAAACTTAATAATTCAATGCTTTTCATGGCTGTCGGCTGGCTTGCGCGCGAGAACAAAATAAGAATATCCCAGGAAAACGAAATATATTTCATCTCTCTGGCAAAATGA
- the pgsA gene encoding CDP-diacylglycerol--glycerol-3-phosphate 3-phosphatidyltransferase, with product MNLATRFTLLRILLIPFFMVFMFVDNAWTRAFALVIFIIAGLTDAFDGMLARKFKLVTKFGIFLDPLADKLIISAALISFVSLKELHIPAWMVVFIISRDFIITGLRLLALSHDRVIAADKTGKFKTTSQIIGIIVILLILILNSFKKHVLMTYPFMAEILSHAPFWIMAYVTALTIYSGISYLYKNRDILVLDMQK from the coding sequence ATAAATTTGGCTACTAGGTTTACTTTACTGCGCATTCTACTCATCCCGTTTTTTATGGTCTTTATGTTCGTTGATAACGCATGGACCCGCGCTTTCGCACTGGTAATTTTCATTATTGCCGGGCTTACCGATGCGTTTGACGGCATGTTAGCAAGAAAGTTCAAGCTTGTAACGAAATTCGGTATTTTTCTTGACCCGCTGGCTGACAAACTTATTATTTCTGCTGCGCTTATTTCCTTTGTCAGTCTGAAGGAATTGCACATTCCTGCCTGGATGGTGGTGTTTATTATTTCTCGGGATTTTATTATTACCGGTTTAAGGTTGCTGGCTCTTTCGCATGACAGGGTTATAGCCGCAGATAAAACAGGGAAATTTAAAACAACATCCCAGATTATAGGTATCATTGTTATTCTTTTAATTTTAATATTGAATTCTTTCAAGAAACATGTATTAATGACCTATCCTTTTATGGCTGAAATTCTTTCACATGCGCCGTTTTGGATTATGGCTTACGTAACTGCCCTGACAATTTATTCAGGAATATCCTATCTTTACAAAAACCGCGACATCCTTGTTTTAGACATGCAGAAATGA
- a CDS encoding MBL fold metallo-hydrolase — MSSLLIKSITVGPIQTNCYLLIDEKSKQCLVIDPGDEPERIIQEIQASKLIPVGIVNTHGHYDHIGANSQIKQLYKVPIYIHKLDADCLTNPSKNLSGLLGLPEKSPSADVILEEGSVIDFEGSQLKVIHTPGHTKGGICIIGDGFVFTGDTLFCEFVGRWDLPGGDEQVLRNSLEKLKVLPENYKIYPGHDNQCTIGGELKHNPYLK; from the coding sequence ATGAGCAGCCTGCTCATAAAATCTATCACGGTCGGCCCGATACAGACCAATTGTTATTTGTTGATAGATGAAAAATCAAAGCAGTGCCTTGTAATAGACCCCGGCGATGAGCCGGAAAGAATAATCCAAGAGATTCAAGCCAGTAAGCTCATCCCGGTTGGAATAGTAAATACCCACGGCCATTACGACCATATCGGCGCCAATTCTCAAATAAAGCAACTCTATAAAGTACCTATCTATATTCATAAACTTGATGCAGATTGCCTTACCAACCCGTCAAAAAATCTATCTGGATTGTTGGGATTGCCGGAAAAATCGCCTTCGGCTGATGTTATCCTTGAAGAAGGCAGTGTTATTGATTTTGAAGGCAGCCAGTTAAAAGTAATTCATACTCCGGGCCATACAAAAGGCGGTATCTGCATAATCGGGGACGGTTTTGTGTTCACGGGAGATACCCTTTTTTGCGAATTTGTCGGCAGGTGGGACCTGCCCGGTGGGGATGAACAAGTTTTGAGAAATTCTCTGGAAAAACTGAAAGTGCTTCCAGAGAATTATAAAATTTACCCGGGGCATGATAACCAATGCACTATCGGCGGCGAACTAAAGCATAACCCTTATTTAAAATGA
- a CDS encoding MoxR family ATPase — MPTQKKDLELVEKLVNGHRMIVEQLKKVIIGQEQVIDELLIALFARGHCMIVGVPGLAKTLLISTLSEILDLQFKRIQFTPDLMPSDITGTEVIEQDDSGKRNYRFIKGPIFANIILADEINRTPPKTQSALLQAMQEYKVTSAGQTYSVPLPFYVLATQNPIEQEGTYPLPEAQLDRFFFQINIDYPQENDEKQILVQTTGLIKPQLKKVLDADEILALQDIVRKVPVSDNVIDYTTKFVRSTRPKDEASPDFIKKWVNWGAGPRAGQTLILGAKARAILDGRYAVSIEDVQALVYPALRHRIILNFQAEAEGVTVNEVIKKLLELK, encoded by the coding sequence ATGCCAACGCAAAAAAAAGATTTGGAACTTGTGGAGAAGCTGGTTAATGGTCACCGGATGATTGTTGAACAGCTCAAAAAAGTAATAATCGGGCAGGAGCAGGTAATTGACGAACTGCTCATCGCGCTTTTTGCGCGCGGGCACTGCATGATCGTCGGCGTGCCGGGCCTGGCAAAAACACTGTTAATATCAACATTGTCGGAAATTCTTGACCTGCAATTTAAAAGAATCCAGTTCACCCCTGATTTGATGCCCTCGGACATCACTGGCACAGAAGTAATCGAACAGGATGACTCTGGAAAAAGAAACTACAGGTTTATCAAAGGCCCGATTTTTGCAAATATCATTCTTGCCGATGAAATAAACCGCACACCGCCCAAAACCCAGAGCGCGCTTTTACAGGCCATGCAGGAATACAAAGTAACCTCAGCCGGGCAGACTTATTCGGTGCCTCTGCCTTTTTACGTTCTTGCCACGCAAAACCCGATAGAACAGGAGGGGACTTATCCTCTTCCTGAAGCGCAGTTAGACAGATTCTTCTTCCAAATAAATATAGATTACCCGCAGGAAAACGACGAAAAACAGATACTCGTCCAGACAACAGGTTTAATAAAACCTCAATTAAAAAAAGTGCTTGACGCAGACGAAATCCTTGCCTTGCAGGACATTGTCCGCAAAGTTCCCGTAAGCGATAACGTAATTGATTACACAACAAAATTTGTCCGCTCAACAAGGCCTAAAGACGAAGCATCACCTGATTTTATAAAAAAATGGGTAAACTGGGGCGCAGGGCCGCGCGCAGGCCAGACATTGATTCTCGGCGCAAAAGCCAGGGCAATTCTTGACGGAAGATACGCAGTGTCCATTGAAGACGTCCAGGCGCTGGTTTATCCTGCGCTAAGGCACAGAATTATCCTGAACTTCCAGGCCGAAGCCGAAGGCGTAACTGTAAACGAAGTCATTAAAAAATTGCTTGAATTGAAATAG
- a CDS encoding DUF58 domain-containing protein: MATKLKYLDPATLLKLGKLPLRAKYVVEGVISGMHKSPSKGYSLEFAQHREYSQGDELRHIDWKVFGRTDRFFVKQYEEETNLRAYILLDTSNSMAFKSENNIDKFTYGINLAACLSYLLLRQEDSVGLTVFDEKIGKFITPRAQFDQFSNIVKTLENISPSSTTGISKVLNEFSSHLKRRGLIMLISDLFDSPQEVIRSLKQLRFKHHDVVVFQLLDPQESNFDYSGPVIFEGLETPDSVQTETDDIHTQYKNLFDRFIDEYKTGFRSSGIDYYPIMTNTPIELALWSFLAGRKK, encoded by the coding sequence ATGGCAACAAAACTAAAATACTTAGATCCGGCAACTTTATTAAAACTGGGAAAACTGCCGTTAAGGGCGAAATATGTTGTTGAAGGCGTAATTTCCGGCATGCATAAAAGCCCTTCAAAGGGCTATTCCCTTGAGTTCGCCCAGCACAGGGAATACAGCCAGGGCGATGAACTGCGCCACATAGACTGGAAAGTTTTCGGAAGAACTGATAGGTTTTTTGTAAAGCAATACGAAGAAGAAACCAACCTCCGCGCCTATATCCTGCTGGACACTTCTAACTCCATGGCATTCAAATCTGAAAATAATATTGACAAATTTACCTATGGCATCAATTTAGCCGCGTGTCTTTCCTATCTGCTCCTGCGGCAGGAAGATTCTGTCGGTTTAACTGTCTTTGACGAAAAAATCGGTAAATTCATAACACCCAGGGCGCAATTTGACCAGTTTTCAAATATAGTTAAGACGCTTGAAAATATCTCTCCAAGCTCAACAACAGGGATTTCGAAAGTTTTAAATGAATTCTCCAGCCACCTGAAGCGCAGGGGTTTGATAATGCTTATTTCGGATTTATTTGATTCTCCGCAAGAGGTTATCCGCTCACTCAAGCAGCTGAGGTTTAAACATCACGACGTGGTTGTATTCCAGTTATTAGACCCCCAGGAGTCAAATTTTGATTATTCCGGGCCCGTAATTTTTGAAGGTTTGGAGACTCCCGATTCAGTCCAGACTGAAACCGACGATATCCATACCCAGTATAAAAACCTTTTTGACCGGTTTATTGATGAATACAAAACCGGTTTTCGCAGTTCGGGAATTGACTATTACCCAATAATGACGAATACGCCTATTGAATTGGCTCTATGGTCATTCCTCGCAGGCCGTAAAAAATGA
- a CDS encoding DNA translocase FtsK, whose amino-acid sequence MNKRYRSKIQNSIFQVKAKTKNNKSSVLKAINLLVLGVAMLYCVVMPEQSGITGKWFAKQLGFLFGKAAIVLAVFLIVFFIELFKFKKIKALRLVVGFAIFLASCALLSMIGFFQNTNYGGRTGVIIRDFFMRLFGPAGATVVLSIVFIYTLSVFFNISLLEVFRYIFKSIGADLKEWQSTKEKVKKTKSERVVVSPKRLVQPEATSQIPRVAPRIIEQPKSTLAPQETTRREKNEKPKVEKAALDKSPAAAAVDQKQIEAYKLPPLDLLATTPQIDQEYKHEVLIQKAAILEQTLASFGVLAKVNDIVPGPTVTRFDLTPDTGVKIQQITILNNDLAMAMRVPSIRMVVPVPGKGAVGVEIPNPKGRIIGIREIFDSNEFQSAGSKLSIGLGKTSDGRPVVADIIPMPHLLIAGATGSGKSICIHSILTSILYKARPDEVKFMLIDPKRLELSAYNGLPHIYDPTVSPDKAQVITNPKHAAKALSSLVRIMEQRYEKFAKANVRNIDGYNEYAKKNNEVKEFYIVVIIDELADLMLMMAKEVEDNIQRLAQMARAVGIHVLLATQRPSVDVITGVIKANLSSRIAFQVLSKVDSRVILDSMGAEELLGRGDMLFLPTGAPKPERIQGSYVSENEVESIVTFIKKQGLRPSYDEIIKKETEGAGAKDEKLEDYIKEALKLVQERKRVSQDLLKAHFGSSARATDILSRLEMNGFIFKPEGTNKWQINFDKIEEYFTSDK is encoded by the coding sequence ATGAACAAACGCTACCGCAGCAAAATTCAAAACAGCATCTTCCAGGTAAAAGCAAAAACCAAGAATAATAAATCCAGTGTTTTAAAAGCAATAAACCTGCTCGTGCTGGGTGTTGCCATGCTTTATTGCGTGGTAATGCCTGAACAATCAGGTATTACCGGCAAGTGGTTTGCCAAGCAGCTTGGTTTTCTCTTCGGAAAAGCAGCCATAGTGTTGGCCGTATTTCTAATTGTTTTTTTCATTGAGCTTTTTAAGTTTAAAAAAATCAAAGCCCTGCGTCTTGTTGTGGGTTTTGCCATTTTTCTTGCCTCCTGTGCTTTATTGTCCATGATCGGTTTTTTTCAAAACACTAATTATGGCGGGAGGACAGGAGTAATAATTCGAGATTTTTTTATGAGATTGTTCGGGCCGGCCGGTGCTACAGTTGTTCTTTCGATTGTATTCATTTACACTTTATCTGTATTTTTCAATATTTCATTACTGGAAGTTTTTAGGTATATATTCAAAAGCATAGGCGCCGATCTAAAGGAATGGCAGTCAACCAAGGAAAAAGTTAAAAAAACGAAATCCGAAAGAGTGGTTGTTTCGCCGAAAAGATTAGTTCAGCCTGAAGCGACGTCTCAAATACCCCGCGTTGCGCCCAGAATAATAGAACAACCAAAATCAACTTTAGCGCCTCAAGAAACAACAAGAAGGGAAAAAAATGAAAAGCCAAAAGTTGAAAAAGCCGCATTGGATAAATCTCCTGCCGCGGCGGCAGTCGATCAAAAACAAATTGAGGCTTACAAACTTCCTCCATTAGACTTACTTGCAACTACGCCTCAGATCGACCAGGAATATAAACATGAAGTACTGATCCAGAAAGCCGCCATACTGGAGCAGACCCTTGCAAGTTTTGGCGTTTTGGCAAAAGTAAATGATATAGTCCCCGGCCCGACAGTAACACGTTTTGACCTGACACCGGATACGGGTGTAAAAATCCAGCAAATAACAATTTTAAATAATGATTTGGCAATGGCAATGAGAGTGCCAAGTATAAGGATGGTTGTTCCCGTGCCGGGAAAAGGCGCAGTAGGAGTAGAGATTCCTAATCCTAAAGGAAGGATAATCGGCATAAGGGAAATATTTGATTCCAATGAATTTCAGTCCGCAGGTTCAAAATTAAGTATAGGTTTGGGAAAAACTTCCGACGGAAGGCCTGTTGTGGCAGATATCATACCAATGCCTCATTTATTGATTGCAGGCGCTACAGGTTCGGGTAAAAGCATTTGCATACATTCAATCCTCACTTCTATTCTGTATAAAGCGCGTCCGGATGAAGTAAAATTCATGTTAATAGACCCGAAACGCCTTGAACTGTCGGCTTATAACGGATTACCGCATATATATGACCCTACAGTGTCTCCAGATAAAGCGCAGGTAATAACAAACCCGAAACACGCGGCTAAAGCTTTAAGTTCCCTAGTCAGGATTATGGAACAAAGGTACGAAAAATTCGCCAAGGCTAATGTAAGAAACATAGACGGTTATAATGAATACGCCAAGAAAAATAATGAAGTAAAAGAGTTTTACATTGTTGTTATTATTGACGAACTTGCTGACCTTATGCTTATGATGGCAAAAGAAGTTGAAGATAATATCCAGCGCCTGGCGCAAATGGCACGTGCCGTGGGTATTCACGTATTGCTTGCCACGCAGCGCCCTTCCGTTGATGTTATTACCGGTGTTATAAAAGCAAATTTGTCTTCCAGGATTGCATTCCAGGTTCTTTCAAAAGTTGATTCAAGAGTTATTTTAGACAGCATGGGAGCGGAAGAGTTGTTGGGCAGGGGGGATATGCTTTTTCTTCCCACCGGCGCCCCGAAACCGGAGCGTATCCAGGGTTCCTATGTTTCTGAAAATGAAGTTGAGTCCATAGTTACATTTATCAAGAAACAGGGCCTGCGGCCTTCCTATGATGAAATTATTAAAAAAGAAACTGAAGGAGCCGGCGCGAAAGATGAAAAACTTGAAGATTATATAAAAGAAGCTTTAAAATTGGTGCAGGAAAGAAAAAGAGTGTCGCAGGATTTATTGAAAGCGCACTTCGGATCTTCTGCCCGCGCTACAGATATCTTGAGCCGGCTCGAGATGAACGGGTTTATTTTCAAGCCCGAAGGCACAAACAAATGGCAGATTAATTTTGATAAAATAGAAGAGTATTTTACCAGCGACAAATGA
- a CDS encoding outer-membrane lipoprotein carrier protein LolA, with protein MKKLLVILFLFSAALSVVNAAWQKPVLDTITAKMAENEANLKSIQIEFSQEMDLKIVNEKNVFSGQLFFKSPDKIYYQTFTSTANDRAKQIIVSNGDKLWFYNIEGNQVFVDKWKNWKGIGYFLPGLYNPKGKITDLKKQYGFTLDSEDEKNYVLLLMPKKKLKTALEPQLGGNFRFYLWISKTDYFPVKSRFEAENITATTEITSYKINPEVSNYKFDFKIPAGAEVLRLFK; from the coding sequence ATGAAAAAGTTATTAGTTATATTATTTTTGTTTAGTGCCGCATTATCCGTGGTGAACGCTGCCTGGCAAAAACCTGTTTTGGATACTATTACCGCTAAAATGGCGGAAAATGAAGCCAATCTTAAATCAATCCAGATAGAATTTTCCCAGGAAATGGACCTCAAAATCGTAAACGAAAAAAATGTTTTTTCAGGACAGTTATTTTTTAAAAGCCCGGATAAAATATATTACCAGACTTTCACTTCCACTGCCAATGACCGGGCAAAACAGATCATTGTTTCAAACGGCGATAAGTTATGGTTTTATAACATCGAAGGCAATCAGGTTTTTGTCGACAAATGGAAAAACTGGAAGGGAATAGGCTATTTTCTTCCCGGGCTCTATAACCCCAAGGGGAAGATAACGGACCTTAAGAAACAATATGGTTTTACTCTTGATTCTGAAGATGAAAAAAATTATGTCCTGCTGCTTATGCCGAAAAAGAAACTCAAAACTGCCCTTGAACCGCAATTAGGCGGTAATTTCAGGTTTTATTTGTGGATTTCAAAAACAGATTATTTCCCTGTGAAAAGCAGGTTCGAAGCAGAAAATATTACTGCAACTACGGAAATAACTTCATATAAAATTAATCCTGAAGTGTCTAACTATAAATTTGATTTCAAAATCCCGGCAGGCGCAGAGGTTTTAAGGTTATTTAAGTGA
- the xerD gene encoding site-specific tyrosine recombinase XerD encodes MTNQELLESFLQYLSVEKNLAKNTVLAYGSDLKIFLQHLATIKKHVFEVHQDDIVSYIMERKFEKDAPLREKSIFRLIESLRHFYKFLIIDEHINIDPTINVRLPKIPSRLPQVLSIDEMKQLLNTMPDKNERDLRYKAMFELLYASGLRVSELVGLQMGDIDLKVGYVRVTGKGGKERIVPVSKRAIYSIEKYLEFRQKKYPAAKAMFVSKLGKSLSRIEFWEQIKKYALNAGITRKISPHSIRHAFATHLLTGGADLRSLQEMLGHSSISTTQIYTHVDREHLKELHKKYHPRG; translated from the coding sequence ATGACAAACCAGGAACTTTTAGAATCCTTTCTGCAATACCTTTCTGTTGAAAAAAACCTCGCTAAAAATACCGTTCTTGCCTATGGCAGTGATTTGAAAATATTCCTCCAGCACCTGGCGACAATTAAAAAACACGTATTTGAAGTTCATCAGGATGATATTGTCAGCTACATAATGGAAAGGAAATTTGAAAAGGATGCGCCCTTAAGGGAAAAATCGATTTTCCGTTTGATAGAATCACTGCGGCATTTTTATAAATTTCTTATTATCGACGAACATATCAACATAGACCCTACCATAAACGTAAGGCTGCCAAAAATTCCTTCACGGCTACCTCAGGTGTTGAGTATCGATGAAATGAAACAATTGCTTAATACTATGCCTGATAAAAACGAACGGGACCTGAGGTATAAAGCGATGTTTGAACTGCTTTATGCATCCGGGCTAAGGGTTTCGGAGCTGGTAGGTCTGCAGATGGGGGATATTGATTTGAAGGTTGGGTATGTGCGGGTTACGGGCAAGGGGGGCAAAGAGCGGATTGTTCCCGTGAGTAAAAGAGCGATTTACTCTATTGAAAAATATCTTGAGTTCAGGCAAAAGAAATATCCTGCGGCAAAAGCGATGTTTGTGAGTAAGTTGGGCAAGAGTTTGAGCAGGATTGAGTTTTGGGAGCAGATTAAGAAGTACGCGCTAAACGCAGGGATTACGCGTAAAATTTCACCGCACAGTATCAGGCACGCTTTTGCAACGCATTTGCTTACAGGAGGGGCTGATTTGCGTTCCTTACAGGAAATGTTGGGGCATTCAAGCATTTCTACTACGCAGATTTATACCCATGTTGACCGTGAACATTTAAAGGAACTCCATAAAAAGTACCACCCAAGGGGATAG
- a CDS encoding phosphatidylglycerophosphatase A, producing the protein MRKKILIALSSGLGTGYSPVAPGTFGTLLASILYLLVMPRNIYAYCTVVVILGFAAVFISAEADKIYESEDNPRIVIDEIAGLWVTMAFIPKTVEFLVIGFVLFRFFDVVKPLYIRQIQKLNGGWGIVADDVLAGIYSNIILQVLLRTWLK; encoded by the coding sequence ATGAGAAAAAAAATATTAATTGCGCTTTCTTCTGGGCTCGGTACAGGCTATAGCCCCGTAGCTCCGGGAACTTTTGGAACGCTTCTTGCGTCTATATTGTACCTGCTGGTTATGCCTCGAAATATTTACGCCTATTGCACGGTTGTGGTAATACTGGGTTTTGCAGCAGTTTTTATTTCAGCCGAAGCGGATAAGATTTATGAATCTGAGGACAATCCCAGGATAGTTATTGATGAGATAGCCGGGCTTTGGGTAACAATGGCGTTTATTCCAAAAACTGTTGAGTTTCTTGTTATAGGTTTTGTTCTTTTCAGGTTTTTTGATGTTGTTAAGCCTCTCTATATCAGGCAAATTCAGAAACTTAACGGCGGGTGGGGAATTGTAGCGGATGATGTTTTGGCGGGTATTTACAGCAATATAATTTTACAGGTGTTATTGAGAACGTGGCTGAAGTAA